From Branchiostoma floridae strain S238N-H82 chromosome 5, Bfl_VNyyK, whole genome shotgun sequence:
TATTTGCCGGGTTATACTTCACTACCAACGTGCAGGATAGTCGAGAGGTAGGCCCGTGTTCCCTATGCATGTGACTACTAGCTAGTTGTTTGAAAAGCAGAGACGCTGCTACCATAATGCATAGCACAAATTTAGTTATACCCCCTtcccactaggacggcgctatCACCACGCTCTCTCAGTAGTGTAGAAGGACCTGATTGGGAAGTTGTCAGTGAAGGTCAGATTTGCGTAAATTCAGAACCAGCAATTTTTCAGGCATGAAAGTTCATGTAACAGGACCATGGAAGAGCTTACTAAGTCACGAGTAGGAGttgtttttggcttgtctgTGTTTAAAAAATATTAACGATTATATATTTGCAGCCTGATCACGTTTACAGTAGAGTGAATGGGAGTTATGAATGGAAACATGTAATGCAATCGAAACCAAAGTTCCATCACTAATGATCTACAATTAAACATGACATAGAAGCAACCCTACAAATTTTATAAAGACGGCTAGAGATCTTCCAACACCTTCTTTAATGTGTTGATACCAGCAGTGCTTGGCCTGCTTAAGCCTGTATAGAGAGCTATAcgggcttttcattgacgtcgtTCTAATAATAAATTGTCCTCCGACGACCAGGTTGgagtaattgaattaagcagtagcatctgCGTGTGGTGTACAGACGTACtatgtaatccaacatggcgcagatgaaaAGCCTGTCAACTAATTCATGATATGTTGACCCAGGTACAGCCTACAGGAGCAGTGGACACCACCCCCAACACTGGTCAGCCTGTCTGCTGCAACTCCTGGACAGACACCACGGCTTATCTGACGAACACATCCACTGTGAGCTAGTTCATTTCCTCATTTCTAGATATGTCCACTCAGATTCTAAATGAGTTTCCTACCACTAGGTTTTCTGTATCATTGACATTGGCAAACCTGCTAACTGCAAGCTACTCTATTTAAAAATAATAATTGCGTACGACTAGATTAGTTTCAGACGTTTCGAGGGACAACCAAACTTCTTCTGCAGCGTCAAGAGGATGAAGAAGAGTGACGAATGTCACTCAGAACGTTCGAAAGTTATCTCAGTATCTTGTACAGTTGTAGAAATCTATCTGTCATATTCATATTGTTCGCCTGGATGCCTAACAATTAGTGTTAGCTACTTTATTGTTTACATGGATGTCtcaaggtgcgctcccaccgtaacctggtatccagccataatatagcttccgagtctgttctctcctcttcgcaattacgaagaggagagaagagactcgtgAGCTATATtaaggctggataccaggctactcccaccgcacttgtgtcaagcttgcgtcactgtggggttcgtgcactgcgtcactgttttgttatcttcaccgatttttttataatttagatattgcgtgatacgtaaaagtatgacttagaagacaacaaaatacacaaaaagaaagaaaattcgttctttacctctgagtatctttcgaaccccgcagtgacgcaagcttgacacaagtgtgatgggagcgcacctttaccTTCATATACGTGCTTACTACtctattatttacatgtacgtcTAACCTGCATTAAGGTACGAGATGTTCTAATTTATTAACTGTCATAGACAAGACCTGCAAATGGCTCTTCTGCCAGAACATCGCCCACGTTTTCATTCACCAACAACAGCTCACAAGGTAATGTTTTATACATATTTGGGTGGGAGGACGTAGGAAGCATTTTAGCAATGTTCCCAAACGGACATCTTTTTGGAAACACTGATGAGAGCTAGTTTTGTACTGCCTCATTACAGTCAAATGTGCTCAAGAGACCAACTCTGCGATTTGTTCCTTGTAAAAGAAATTTCCTTAAGTCCTGGGTATCAAGTTACAGGTTTAATCATCATAATAGATAAAATAAGTTctttaactagtttaactgtgatatccaacacaaaaattagactcatccaaattttcgattcaacagcaccagtctttgtcaaggaatgagaaATCCAGTGCCGTATGCggtatgcagatagaacacgtgactcagtgagcagtggatcataagttgcaggaagtcaaCATATAATAACATAAGTGTTCATGTCATGTTCGTTCCAGGCAGCAATCTCGAGACTGTAACACATCACAAACCTTTTGCAGATCTCTATGGCAGACAGTCCAATACAACAGCGCTGTACTTTGAATTGGTAATCACATCACATCGCATTTTGTATCTAGATGATGGCAGCAAGCATTATCTGGGAAACCTTTTGAtttagggttgggtaccggtacaccgtccAAAagaaaaacggacctgaaaaaattcggtggaccggatgtagGACCTATTGgaaatgaacatattatatgATCGtgtattcacacgtttgggggcctactggtcgaagaaaataacaagggtgTACTAGAgaagagtctatagtcatttctaccaagttttacagtcaatagtacagaggcagttagccttgtactaaagttgtaggattttaaaacgccagtgggagtcgaatactacacaaaccAGATttcttttgtagcaaaatagaccattgttGTGAAatagcccattcacaagtttttgtatactgaatcaggtccaggttcaggtcctgacctagacctgatcctctggacctgaatcagACCTGGACCTTAATTTTCCTTATCGGTTCCCACCCCTACTTTTGATCGCTTTACTAACCATTTTTGTAGTATACATGACCGTAAACCGTTGATTCTAATGTACGACGTTTGTAAGTATGTTGAAGAGCCACCCAAAGGTTAATTGTTGCGATGATTCATACGTATCCAACAGTGAAcagtgtacatgattgtatacaaaCCTACAGCATACAGAAGCTGAGGACACTACCTACGCACCTGACGTGGATGGCTGTTGCAGCTCCGGCGTTGGGTTCGTGCCGAAACCCACGGTAATATATCCATTCCACTAGTAGAATATCAGGGAAATTTACGcgttgtgtgtatttttgttttgtattttgtttcaaccaaacataacattttgcatgatattccaatcATTAAGTCAAACCTACCTGCCTAGGTGCTTAGGCCAAAGACTGGCCCCTTGCCCCTCTCAGTCAGGACTCTGAAAGTTGCACAGTCCTTTGCACTTGTTTCCGCAGTCAATCCAGGTTACACAAAACCAATTTAGGTCGCAGCAAGATCGAGATCTAGTTGAATGGGGACTAAGCGCGGATATGAACGATCTTTTCCACTTGAATTGAGACATGTCCATCTTTCGATAGCAAAATTACCCATTACTCATTTACTTAGAGAAAGTCATGGctatccgtgcaaccagcacgcccggatgatgatgatgatttccatTTGACACCGTGAAGTCATACGTATGTCAGACTTTGAGAGTTCTGTCGCTTTTCTACAAGATTACCACAACTAAAATAAGACTGTAGTGAGGACTCTATAATGTTACTCCGAGAAAATAAAGTTACCATTAACTAGCTGATGTCTGAATATCCTATATCCTTTTTTCTACAGATGGAGACTGCCAATGACTCTTCTGGACAAACAGAACCACCCGGTTTGCCAGGTAAATTTGAATATGTTTATGTAATTACAGGTCTTTTACATATCAACAAAGTCATAGGTCTTTCTTGGTTTTACACTTAAATGTTCAACTAATAGGCACGGTGACTAGGATGCCATGTATAAAAAAAGCCCTTATTATATGAGCTATGCGACTGGATATGAAGTACCGAACTTGGCAGCTGGTGTAGTTATGATTTGTTTAACCATCTATTGCAGGGTGCGTAGGCAAAATCGTACCATCGGAGAAGATCGTGTTTGGAGGGAAGGGGCAGAAACCCGGGAAGTTCATCAGAAACACAGGTGTGGCCGTGTCAGCTGACCACGAGATATTCGTCAATGACATGTACAACCAGCGAATCCAGGTCTACAGCATGGACGGGACCTTTCTCCGCCTCTTCAAAACGGAAATGCCGGGAGCAAATGGGCGCGTACTACCAATCCAACCTTGCGATGTTGCCATGGACGGAGAGGGTAATGTGCTGGTATTGGGACAAAAAGTGTTCAGTTCTTCGGCCCTTTTTGTACTTAAGTACAGTCTGGGTGGTGATTTGATGACCATGTTCGACGTGCAATGCGGGGGCAGTTACCCAAACATCGCCGTCGACGCGCGAAACAACAACATCTTCGTGGAAGCCTCTAACAAGATCTTAACGTTCCAACCAAACGGAAAGCTTCTTCGCAGTTTCAAAACGATACCAGGAACAAAATCCCGCCGTTTTGGAGGGAAGCAAGGAATGGAAGTCGAGTCCGTTGCAGTGGACGAGGAAGGGAACATCGTCGTGACGGAATCCACCTTTTCGAGCCCCTGGGTACATGTGTACAGCCCTTTCGGCCATCGGCTAGTCATATTCGGAGGCTTCGGACCAGGCAAAGGTGAACTAAAACACCCCCAAGGTATCTGTACAGATACCTGTGGGCACATCCTCGTATCGGACTGGGGAAACAAACGCGTAGACATGTTCACAAGCCGCGGGGAGTTTGTCCGCACCGTTGTGAATATTACACATTCGTATGGCCTTGCTGTCGGACCGGGTGGGCAGTTGGtagtgaccagtgtgattaacAGTACTGTGACAATCTTTCCCACTCGAATGGTAGTGTTGTAAGAGGTGCACGTCATGATAGGACATTTTGGCCATAACCAATGGAGTAGGGGTGATGTGAATAAGGATTTTACAATAAAGACATAAACTGGATAGACGACTGCACACGTTGGTGCAGCAGTTACATATGAATTAAGAACTTGAGTTATAATCCACAATTATTTCCGCAATGCGTTAAGTGTATAAATGTTTTGGCAATGCCTTAGGGGTGGAGTCTGacatttttgctgcagtacctgatCTGTAGATTCACCAAGGTATTAGTAGTCTACAAACAATTGTGACGGTTTAAATGTTTGGAAAGGAGTAAACCTGGCGAAAGTTTCAGATTCTATATTAGCACTACATGCAGTACTAAGCCTATAGATGTGCAATTGCTAACCACAATTGTTTATACCTTAATGAGAGCTTTGTTTTAATACTGTTGCTACATATTAgtataaatgttttatttgcaaagacATGCCCTAACCTGTACGTACAGTCTTCAAGTAATCATAAtgtatattataataataaggCATTCAGTACTTAACATTAGTTTCTACTACGTTTCTCATCAACTATGTTTACTGATGTTTGATTTGACTTTtcctttgaaggcagtggtttaTGAACTGCTCTTCATGTACATTGTGAAAATGAATGGGTTTTGTGATTATTAGAATCTAATGAGCTTCGGTAGAGTAATTTGATGCTGTGTTGGACATTCAGAGTAAATAGGATCACAGGAATCGCTGTCGATAAATGTTGTTGAAACTCAGTGAGGAAAATTGCATAGAGATGTAGATGGTATCATGGATACTTTCGTAGTTACGCCAAaagtcactgacgaaggatagtggattctatccgaaacgtctgaccgtttcaaaaccatatccagttgcttgagtaactactttttggcgtatcttattacctggatgtctaacctacatcgacgtacttTCGTAGTTTTTTGTGATTTAATTAACTTTAAATAATTAATTAATGACTAATGAATGACAGCGTCTGCTTTGTCATGATCACCTCAGTGGTGTTTTCGAGGTCAAAATGTTGCCGTAGATTTTTAATGTTATAACTAAAGATTGCTTGCAGGAAATGTGATAGTTTGCTAGTATGATTAAAGACCCTGTTGTGGGTCATTGTCACAAGTGAATTAGTAGAGTTATCAATGACTAACGGGCTGCTGTTGGTGTTAAAGTTGTAGATTTTCAACCACCTCATTAAAGAAAATTCGCACATATAtcgtttttgtttttatcacaATGTATTAGAATCTCTATATACCTCTATATGCAtgatgtgtgtgcgtgtgtgtgtgtgtgtgtgtgtgtgtgtgtgtgtgtgtgtgtgtgtgtgcgtgcgtatgtatccgcatgtgtgtgtgtgtgtgcgcgcgcgcgcgtatgTACCTGgatgtttgtacatgtgcacTGTCTGGAGTTCGAAAGTATGGTGTTGCTGCATTCAGAACTCAGACACGTGCATGCGCGTTTGTGAGGATGGTATTTGACAACAAGTTGCAAGGAAAGAAATTTATAAAACTAGTCTCGAAAACATGGTTTTTCCAACATCTAGTTAAGGACGTACG
This genomic window contains:
- the LOC118416278 gene encoding uncharacterized protein LOC118416278, giving the protein MASHDDADTAPSGTAYLPKDKVVLAEATSGQMQSNKSNQSATPSSCSGVDAMMDPTRCNSSTKDADASAVVPDDSITPHTPDTRHLEPMSSQNPSLMYSPSTVNQNSGDVENAREPSPMYEQNAASADRADTENARDPSPMYPQNASNPSPEPANEDSLQPTAAANQQDDTIGAAERDGNPFIQPYQDTNEEDSASACRPDNDDCGNRVHSEESVPARRLSSTSNGVPSIQPYAVANQEDCESASSSANCDDNIQPYAVRYQEEDDGNNMPTAGGTAARDGQRDGVDSGDVDISPYAVAYADRHDDGEARTYENVLNPHPMHAPNALHPNPMTALSPRSLSSVEGPDWEVVSEGTAYRSSGHHPQHWSACLLQLLDRHHGLSDEHIHCSNLETVTHHKPFADLYGRQSNTTALYFELHTEAEDTTYAPDVDGCCSSGVGFVPKPTMETANDSSGQTEPPGLPGCVGKIVPSEKIVFGGKGQKPGKFIRNTGVAVSADHEIFVNDMYNQRIQVYSMDGTFLRLFKTEMPGANGRVLPIQPCDVAMDGEGNVLVLGQKVFSSSALFVLKYSLGGDLMTMFDVQCGGSYPNIAVDARNNNIFVEASNKILTFQPNGKLLRSFKTIPGTKSRRFGGKQGMEVESVAVDEEGNIVVTESTFSSPWVHVYSPFGHRLVIFGGFGPGKGELKHPQGICTDTCGHILVSDWGNKRVDMFTSRGEFVRTVVNITHSYGLAVGPGGQLVVTSVINSTVTIFPTRMVVL